One window of the Syngnathoides biaculeatus isolate LvHL_M chromosome 11, ASM1980259v1, whole genome shotgun sequence genome contains the following:
- the zgc:113425 gene encoding uncharacterized protein zgc:113425 gives MDRYRYFILNKNHVLVLGVLQVACAALCVICGFIDAVFRKDTPLSTTRTPMWGGMVMACPGVLALFASQRKNSILVSVTVAAACLSCVASIFVLGYTCLTLTYGEEDKDVFHHHDSPKVTFVLHRMVKGANATILLTCVISLLISSLIAYVGCCSLPRCGCYDARTGLETLIPQSDPEDAEMVCTWQAGGDNRLFNSPAQFTDCGATEQESSSELPPYSRLT, from the exons ATGGACCGCTACAGGTActtcattttgaacaaaaatcatgtacTCGTCCTGGGTGTCCTACAAGTGGCATGTGCAGCTCTCTGTGTGATCTGCGGCTTCATTGATGCTGTTTTCCGCAAGGATACCCCATTGAGCACCACCAGGACACCAATGTGGGGCGGAATG GTCATGGCTTGTCCTGGTGTTTTGGCTCTGTTTGCGTCACAAAGGAAAAACTCAATATTG GTGAGTGTAACGGTGGCAGCAGCGTGCCTCTCTTGTGTGGCTTCAATATTTGTCTTGGGCTACACTTGTCTAACACTCACTTATGGAGAGGAAGATAAGGATGTCTTCCACCATCATGACAGTCCCAAAGTG ACATTTGTGCTGCATCGGATGGTTAAGGGTGCCAACGCCACCATATTGCTGACCTGTGTCATCAGCCTACTCATATCCTCCCTCATCGCTTACGTGGGTTGCTGTAGTCTCCCACGATGTGGTTGCTACGATGCTCGAACTGGACTG GAGACACTGATTCCACAGAGTGACCCTGAAGATGCTGAGATGGTGTGTACCTGGCAAG CTGGGGGTGACAACAGGCTCTTCAACTCTCCAGCTCAGTTTACAGACTGTGGCGCCACAGAACAGGAAAGCTCCTCCGAGCTGCCTCCGTACAGCAGACTAACCTAA